The genome window CGAATCCGACCTCATCGTCTTCATGGTTGACTCCCAGACCGGCACCACGGACATCGACAAGGCCATCGCCAAAATCCTCTTCCCGCACAGGGATAAGGTGATGCTGGTCGCGAACAAGGCCGACAACGAGAAATTCGAGTGGGAGCTTTTTGATTTTCTTCAGCTCGGGTTTGGCGACCCCTTCCCCATTTCCGCTTCCCAGGCCCGCAACATCGGTAATTTCAAGGATGAACTGATTTCCCTGATCCCGGAAACGCAGAATGCCTATGAAGATGACACACCTGCCCACACCCGCATCGCCGTGGTGGGAAAACCGAACGTGGGCAAATCCTCCATAGTGAACCTGCTTTTGGGCAATGAAAAACAGATCGTAACCGAAATTCCCGGCACCACCCGCGACGCCGTGGACAGCGTTTTCCGCTATCACGGCCAGGAATACGTGCTTATCGACACCGCAGGACTGCGCCGTAAATCCAAAGTGAATTACGGTGTGGAATACTACAGCGTGATGCGCACCATCGAAGCCGTGGACAGATGCGACGTGGTGGTGCTGGTGCTCACCGCGGACGAGCCAATCTCTGACCAGGACGTGAAAATCGCCTCCTATGCCAAACGCCGCATGAAAGAAATCCTGGTGGTCTTCAACAAGTGGGACCTGGTGGAAAAAGACAGCAAGACCACAGGCAAATTCATCGCCGACCTACATGAAATGATGCCCTTTCTGCAATTCGCGCCGGTGCAGTTCATTTCCGCCAAGACCGGACAGCGCATCAACCGAATCATGGAAACGGTGGTAAAAATCGAAGAGGAAAGCGAAAAACGTATCTCCACCAGCGAACTTAACCGCTTTATGGAAACCGTTGTGCAACACCGCCCACCCACCCACAGCACCGGCAGGCACGTGAAGATTTACTATCTGACCCAGGCGGCCGTGAAACCGCCAACCTTCGTCTTTTTTTGCAATCAGCCCTCCCTGGTCAGCGAGAATTACAAGCGCTTCCTGCACAACCAGATACGGGAAATGTTCAGCTTTGAAGGCGTTAGCATCAAGCTCATCTTCCGCGGCCGGAAAGACGGAGAGACGGAACAGTGATTCAGGCCGTGATTTGGGGTTTGGTTTGCCTGCTGGCCTATTTAATCGGCAGCATACCCTTTGGCTGGCTGGCAGGAAA of Candidatus Cloacimonadota bacterium contains these proteins:
- a CDS encoding ribosome biogenesis GTPase Der, with product MRKYIVSIVGRPNVGKSTLFNRLCRKRSAIVDPEAGITRDRKYEDVEWNGKVFKIVDTGGIVFDSGEAMDKMIRHQAQLAIDESDLIVFMVDSQTGTTDIDKAIAKILFPHRDKVMLVANKADNEKFEWELFDFLQLGFGDPFPISASQARNIGNFKDELISLIPETQNAYEDDTPAHTRIAVVGKPNVGKSSIVNLLLGNEKQIVTEIPGTTRDAVDSVFRYHGQEYVLIDTAGLRRKSKVNYGVEYYSVMRTIEAVDRCDVVVLVLTADEPISDQDVKIASYAKRRMKEILVVFNKWDLVEKDSKTTGKFIADLHEMMPFLQFAPVQFISAKTGQRINRIMETVVKIEEESEKRISTSELNRFMETVVQHRPPTHSTGRHVKIYYLTQAAVKPPTFVFFCNQPSLVSENYKRFLHNQIREMFSFEGVSIKLIFRGRKDGETEQ